The genomic region TATTGAATACTGTAAAATGGTAAGTTCAAccttatataaattaatcacATCCATACATACACTTGGGTATGACCATTTTTATACAAAACtaagtgaattaaattaaatctacTTCACACAACCAGAAATAATTATAGGACTGATGAGATTCTTATTTCATAATCCCAAACTTTCATAACAGGCTTAATGattcatatttttaacataaaaagtcATCTTACTATATATACATGTGTTTGTATACTTCCAAATCAATTATTAAATCACACCTATATATCCATGAAATTGCATACTTCCaaatcaattattaaatgtCATACGCAGCAAAAATAATGACCAAAATCTAGATAAATAACCGAAAGTAGATAAATAGCACAGGATTAGTTAAATATACAGCCAATCCAACAACAGCTCCAATTCAAATGACAAAATAGATATATGCATTTCCCTAATTCTAGAATCTATATGCATTCAAAAAATATCAGCCACTTACCTCTTGTGCTCCTTTGGTGCCTCTTTCTCGGATTTCTTGAAAGTAGGGTCAGCTCGGATGGCAGCATGAACCTTCTTATACAGATCTTCCAGACCATCAGGCTCTATTCCCTGCTTGATATAAGCACTAAAGTGTGACTGGTATTTCTCTGGCTCATCTTCAATCAATGTCTGCATAACACATAAAATAGTTGGTCAGAACTCATTTCTTAAATAGGAGTAATATTGTACTAGACATTTCAACAGACAGGTACTAAATATAAATCTATGTCAGTACCTTTATATAAGCAGCAACATGTCCACCAAAGACATATTTGCGATGAACCTCAGCATCAAGCTCTTTCTTATCCTTATCAAAGCCAGCAAACCTTTTATCACTATGAGGGATATCCAAACCCCCATCGAGAGCTCCCTGTAAACACAATTATTCAATTTGtctattaataaacaaaaatcacaCTAAATATAGCACTGTATTGAAATAGATTACCTTAAGGGCACCAAAGACACGATTGCCTGTTGTGGTCCTAATAAGACCAACATCAAGGAGAGCACGGAATGGTCTCCTAGTGTCAGCTGGTTCCACTGAATAATCCTCTCCGGTGGCCTGAAAAGAGAACAGCcaaataacataaaaacatgtgacaaaaaaaaaacagagcaTAGCACACTCGTAGATACCTCAACATTTCCTTCATACTCCTCATCCATTTCAAGCTTCTTAAGCACTCGACGGGCCAACAAGAGTCCAGTGCAATAAGCTGATGAGAGAACAAGAGAGTGAAAAGATAGAACAAACCGTGGGTGACATAATGGTTGGGAGTTAGatttcttcagaaaaagtaCCTGCGGCATAGTTTGTAAGGCCTACTTCGAGACCGTAGCGTGGCAGCTCATGCGCATATGCTGCAGCAAGAACATTATCACCAGCAATTGTAGCAGACGTTATTTGGGCAATGATGTCCTTGTTAGTCTAATAAAAGGTTAAGGTTTATGCTGACAAAAATCATCAACTCAACAAATTCATTTATTCACATGATAAAACACAACAATTCAAGCATATATAACGAATTCAACATAACATAACAGTAGGATACAAATCGAACCACAAAGCGATATTTTGGTGTGTTATACTTGTTCTTATCCTGGTTAATCAACCGAATCCTGGCTCGGTAATCGGTTTTTCCCTCTGCAGTAAATAAAATCACAATTACAAACGAAATTTGCAACGAACAAGACGTACATTGAACCTaaacaaccaaacaaaataCCTCTTCTTCTCTTGAACTTCACTTGATATCTCTTGAAGTAAGCCCTTGATTTCTGAGCCTTAACAAAGGCCTTTAACATGCACCCAAAAATGTTGATACAgattatgtaataaaaaaacataagagCATGAAAACTGATTCATTTCAAGCTAAGCTACCAAACGTGAAATCTCAAGACAAAATCCACATTCGGTAACGAAGTTCAAAACTTCGCCTTGCCACGAAACTCAAACTACAGATGCATCACATGAGAACATAACAGAAACGAAACAAGGATAATCGAAATTCAGAATTTGCAAAATAATGAAGTACGATACTCACCATTGTTGTGAGGCAAGCTCCCTTCAAACGAAAGTGGCTACCGAAGTGAGGGATGAAATTGACGGAAGCCGGATCAGCGGAATAAGGGTTTGATTATATAAGGGGTCTGATCCTCATGGGTTTAGGGCTTTATTGGCCCAAttgcttttttgtttttggctGTTGGATTTACTTTTTTGCTTAGGTTTTAGGTATTTTTAACTATCTATTTTTTCATCCACtcctaaaattattataagtggGTTTTCAAACCATAACAGAAACAAATtcgaagaaaaaagaaaatacagaaaaaaaaaaaaaactttttctaaagcatattttatatattctgaAAAACTCCTTTTCACATTTCTTATAAGAATATTTCAGAGAAATCATGTAGAAAGCAGTGTTATAAGCCTttcaaaaagttaattttttaaatcacattcgaaaaaaaaatgttttaaaatgtaatttatactttccaaaattattgttttcaaaatattgttctttaaattcccaaaactttctaaaacatataatccaaaattattttctgtAATGATAAAATGGTCATTctgaaaattgaaacaattgaaGAATGTTCACAGAGAAATTGTGGGGTTGCATGAAGTAAAAGCCTTCTTAACATTCAAGTtgggaagaaaatatatttttaatatattattgcgttgaatttttaattgatgtcacctaattattaaaagataatttggaattaataatatacaaaccttgctgttttattttattataaaatataaactaatcaTCTTTTTTTATAGACAAACTATTGATTTTGCCAATATCTATGTTTAAAAACCAtactaatttgtttttaattaatatatgtatagagtgaaatttttaaaatgcactttatttaaaatagttttattcaAAGTAATCCATTTACGATAAAAGTTAATGTATTGATCAActacactaaaataaaatatatacacataGTTTTGaccaattaattaaattatgtcAAAAAAGTGTTAATACGAATTATGTGAAACATGTGAGAAAGGGGTTGATAAAAGTTTATGTattggtcaactatattaaaataaaaagcataTAGTTATGAGCCTTAACAAACGCCTTTAATATGAATTAGAAAGGGGATggtaaatattatgttaaagaaaaagtataaatagtaacatattaatttaaaatatatccattTCAATCAATAtcataagaaaataacaaaaattcacAATATTCTATTGAcacttttcaataaataatattttactcaTTTATTCTGTACACCTTACATAATTTTACTCTCATTTGATACATTACCACCTCACTTCcgtcttttatattttattctcatctcatctcatctTTACTCCACTCCACTTTCCTGCAGTGGAGAAGgttatttttagaattaggaGGTTGATGGAAAAAATGTGAAGAggtgtagaaaaaaaaattgaatattatctATCTTCCTTAAATGTATAAGCTTGACGTAACTTGACCAGTTTGGATGACTGAAAAAAGGTTATTTCACTTTGCACCTCGAAATCTTTCACATTGCATCTTCAAAATTTTGCAAAATGTCTAAATTACCTTGTAATTAAAaagcttttaatatttaagaaaacgAAAAATTTTGAATGGTcaaatattccttttttatttacaaCGTTGTCAGTATGCATTGATATTCTCGGATCTCATCTCCATTCTTAT from Vigna radiata var. radiata cultivar VC1973A unplaced genomic scaffold, Vradiata_ver6 scaffold_23, whole genome shotgun sequence harbors:
- the LOC106778544 gene encoding 60S ribosomal protein L5-2-like — encoded protein: MAFVKAQKSRAYFKRYQVKFKRRREGKTDYRARIRLINQDKNKYNTPKYRFVVRFTNKDIIAQITSATIAGDNVLAAAYAHELPRYGLEVGLTNYAAAYCTGLLLARRVLKKLEMDEEYEGNVEATGEDYSVEPADTRRPFRALLDVGLIRTTTGNRVFGALKGALDGGLDIPHSDKRFAGFDKDKKELDAEVHRKYVFGGHVAAYIKTLIEDEPEKYQSHFSAYIKQGIEPDGLEDLYKKVHAAIRADPTFKKSEKEAPKEHKRYNLKKLTYEERKAKLVARLQALNSAAGDDEDDDDE